The following coding sequences are from one Arachis hypogaea cultivar Tifrunner chromosome 7, arahy.Tifrunner.gnm2.J5K5, whole genome shotgun sequence window:
- the LOC112702896 gene encoding phosphoinositide phospholipase C 4: protein MGSYRVCVCFQRRFKVAEAEPPSDVKELFQKYSDGGAHMTPDNFRRFLAEVQGDDVSLIEHQNVVEQVLHKRHHITKFARHNLTLDDFHYFLFSTEFNPPIGSKVNQDMSAPLSHYFIYTGHNSYLTGNQLSSDCSDVPIIKALNRGVRVVELDIWPNSTKDDVLVLHGRTLTTPVELIKCLKSIKEHAFAASPYPVIITLEDHLTPDLQAKVAQMLTKTFGDMLFCPNHETLKEFPSPEELKGRILISTKPPKEYAETVKENNSFKLEKSKDSDDDEWGKEVSTKNQNENDVGDSDPNQHSEDDAVDDLAHELCSSEAPSYKHLIAIHAGKPKGTTLKDALKVENDKVRRLSLSEQALEKATESLGTDLIRFTQKNFLRVYPKGTRFNSSNYKPMIGWMHGAQMVAFNMQGYGRNLWLMHGMFRSNGGCGYVKKPEFLMNVGPNNEVFNPKYDLPVRKTLKVKVYLGDGWRMDFKQTHFDTYSPPDFYARVGIAGAPADQIMKKTKIIEDNWIPTWEEEFTFPLRVPELALLRVEVHEYDMSETDDFAGQTCLPVAELKQGIRAVPLYDRKGEKYNSVRLLMRFEFI from the exons ATGGGGAGCTACCGCGTGTGCGTGTGCTTCCAGCGGCGATTCAAGGTGGCGGAGGCCGAGCCGCCCTCCGACGTCAAGGAGCTTTTTCAGAAATACTCCGACGGCGGGGCCCACATGACGCCGGACAACTTCCGCCGCTTCTTGGCCGAGGTTCAAGGTGATGACGTGTCCCTCATTGAGCACCAGAACGTGGTGGAGCAAGTTCTCCATAAGCGCCACCATATAACCAAGTTCGCAAGGCACAACCTCACACTCGATGATTTCCATTACTTCCTCTTCTCCACTGAGTTCAACCCTCCCATCGGATCTAAG GTTAATCAGGATATGTCGGCTCCATTGTCCCACTATTTTATATACACTGGCCACAACTCCTATCTCACTGGAAATCAACTAAGCAGCGATTGCAGTGATGTGCCCATTATAAAGGCCTTGAATCGGGGCGTTAGAGTGGTGGAACTTGATATATGGCCCAATTCCACAAAAGATGATGTGCTTGTTTTGCATGGAAG GACATTGACAACTCCTGTTGAGTTAATTAAATGTTTGAAATCAATTAAAGAACATGCTTTCGCTGCATCTCCATACCCAGTCATAATAACACTGGAAGACCATCTTACACCAGATCTTCAAGCTAAGGTTGCTCAG ATGCTTACTAAAACATTTGGAGATATGTTGTTTTGTCCAAATCATGAAACTCTGAAAGAGTTTCCTTCCCCTGAAGAATTGAAGGGTCGGATcttgatctcaacaaagcctccAAAGGAGTACGCTGAAACTGTCAAGGAGAATAATTcctttaaattagaaaaatcaaAGGATTCTGATGACGATGAATGGGGGAAGGAGGTctcaacaaaaaatcaaaatgaaaatgatgTG GGTGATTCTGATCCAAATCAACACAGCGAAGATGATGCCGTCGATGATTTAGCTCATGAGTTATGCTCATCTGAAGCTCCTAGTTATAAGCATCTCATCGCTATTCATGCTGGAAAACCGAAGGGTACTACTCTGAAGGACGCATTAAAAGTTGAAAATGATAAAGTTAGACGACTTAGCTTAAGTGAACAAGCTCTTGAAAAGGCTACTGAGTCACTTGGAACTGATCTTATTAG ATTCACCCAGAAGAACTTTTTGAGGGTGTACCCCAAGGGTACAAGGTTCAATTCCTCTAACTACAAGCCAATGATTGGCTGGATGCATGGTGCTCAAATGGTTGCATTCAACATGCAG GGATATGGCAGAAATTTATGGTTGATGCATGGAATGTTTAGATCCAACGGAGGATGTGGCTATGTGAAAAAGCCAGAGTTTCTTATGAATGTAGGTCCAAATAATGAGGTATTCAATCCAAAATATGATTTGCCAGTGAGAAAAACTCTAAAG GTGaaagtatatcttggagatggaTGGCGTATGGACTTTAAACAAACTCATTTCGACACTTATTCTCCGCCAGATTTTTATGCTAGG GTTGGTATAGCTGGGGCGCCAGCCGATCAGAtaatgaagaaaacaaagatcATAGAAGATAATTGGATACCTACTTGGGAAGAAGAATTCACATTCCCTTTAAGAGTTCCAGAACTTGCATTGCTGAGAGTTGAAGTGCATGAATATGACATGTCTGAAACGGATGATTTTGCAGGCCAAACTTGCTTACCAGTTGCTGAACTAAAGCAAGGGATCCGTGCAGTTCCACTCTATGACCGCAAAGGGGAGAAGTACAACTCAGTTAGGCTTCTCATGCGATTTGAGTTCATCTAA
- the LOC112702897 gene encoding phosphoinositide phospholipase C 2 — translation MASSGTSLGSSSWRKPKHQQHFQVCFCFKRIFKLKVSEPPEEIRSIFEKFSENNNGTVMSVDGLYRFLVRFQGERDCDDTKHKAQAIFDSHKHLFLFQRKGFHLDAFFRYLLGDDNAPLLQVGHDMRSPLAHYFLYTGHNSYLTGNQFSSNSSTAPIIKALKKGVRVIELDLWPNSTGNSVEVRHGRTLTSPVKLRACLKAIKEYAFYASKYPVVITFEDHITPPLQSKVAKMVNGIFGDMLYRPSSQHIMNKFPSPESLKEKILISTKPPETPEEDQEHNEERSSEVNYMMRYNSYDKDKNGDEDEEKEDNSLEYRDLISIHAGKPKGGSGNLFISHEKVRRLSLSEDQLEEIAKTRATEIVRFTQKNLLRIYPRGTRVDSSNYNPMVGWMHGAQMVAFNMQGHGHLLRMMEGMFRANGGCGYVKKPNILLDENEVFDPSAFRLPKKNLQVMVYMGEGWRSEFSPTHFDLYSPPDFSVELRIYGVPADESIKETMTMEDEWVPVWNQEFIFPLTVPELALLYIKVVEHDFKGKNDFGGQTCLPVSELRQGIRSIRLCNQKGEPYKHVRLLMQFQFI, via the exons atggctTCATCAGGAACTAGTTTGGGATCTAGCTCTTGGAGAAAACCGAAACACCAACAACACTTCCAAGTGTGCTTCTGTTTCAAGAGGATATTCAAGCTTAAGGTGTCGGAACCGCCAGAGGAAATCCGAAGTATCTTCGAGAAGTTCTCGGAAAACAACAATGGCACGGTGATGAGTGTTGATGGGCTCTACAGATTCTTGGTTCGGTTCCAAGGAGAAAGAGATTGTGATGATACAAAACACAAGGCTCAAGCTATATTTGATAGTCACAAGCATCTCTTCTTGTTCCAAAGGAAAGGCTTTCATCTTGATGCATTCTTTCGCTATCTCTTAGGTGATGATAATGCCCCTCTTCTTCAG GTTGGTCATGACATGAGAAGCCCACTGGCCCATTATTTCTTATACACGGGCCATAACTCCTACTTAACAGGTAATCAATTTAGTAGTAATAGCAGCACCGCCCCAATTATAAAGGCACTCAAGAAAGGTGTTAGAGTCATCGAACTTGATTTGTGGCCTAACTCCACTGGTAATTCTGTTGAAGTTCGTCATGGAAG GACTCTAACTAGTCCGGTGAAACTGAGAGCTTGTTTGAAAGCAATTAAAGAATATGCATTTTATGCTTCTAAGTATCCTGTTGTTATAACTTTTGAAGACCATATAACTCCACCTCTCCAATCTAAAGTTGCCAAG ATGGTGAATGGCATATTTGGGGACATGCTGTATCGCCCTTCTTCACAACACATTATGAATAAGTTCCCATCTCCAGAATCACTGAAGGAAAAGATTCTAATTTCAACCAAACCACCAGAAACTCCTGAAGAAGATCAAGAGCACAACGAAGAAAGATCATCTGAAGTCAACTATATG atGCGATATAATTCATATGACAAGGATAAAAATGgagatgaagatgaagagaaaGAGGATAATTCTCTAGAATACAGAGATTTAATCTCAATTCATGCGGGGAAACCAAAAGGTGGGTCAGGGAATTTGTTCATTAGTCATGAAAAAGTAAGGCGTCTAAGCTTGAGCGAGGACCAGCTTGAGGAAATTGCTAAAACAAGGGCAACAGAAATTGTCAG ATTCACCCAAAAGAATCTGCTTAGAATATATCCAAGGGGCACGCGTGTGGACTCATCTAATTACAACCCCATGGTTGGATGGATGCATGGAGCTCAGATGGTAGCCTTTAATATGCAG GGACATGGGCACTTGCTTAGGATGATGGAAGGAATGTTCAGAGCAAATGGTGGGTGTGGCTATGTCAAGAAACCAAATATCTTGTTGGATGAGAACGAGGTCTTTGATCCTAGTGCATTTAGACTACCTAAAAAAAATCTGCAG GTTATGGTGTACATGGGTGAAGGTTGGCGTTCAGAATTTTCCCCAACACACTTTGATTTATATTCTCCTCCTGACTTCAGTGTAGag CTTCGTATCTATGGTGTCCCAGCAGATGAAAGTATAAAAGAAACAATGACAATGGAAGATGAGTGGGTACCTGTATGGAACCAAGAATTTATCTTCCCATTAACGGTTCCGGAATTGGCACTCTTATACATCAAAGTGGTCGAACATGACTTCAAAGGAAAGAATGATTTTGGAGGACAAACATGTTTGCCTGTTTCTGAGTTAAGACAAGGCATTCGTTCGATTCGTTTGTGTAACCAAAAAGGTGAACCTTATAAGCATGTAAGGCTTCTTatgcaattccaatttatataa
- the LOC112701335 gene encoding protein FAR-RED IMPAIRED RESPONSE 1-like produces the protein MKYVDYLPVHRKISDVDIAHMESMKQVRISIPKIYESIAAQNGDVNAALRVLEGAARTDEKLYWRYEVGEGQHMCDLFWSDGRSQEDYQVFGDVLAFDATYGWNKYNLPVIVFSGVNHYNQTCVYATAMVSCESIASYVWVLRKLLECMGGKAPTVVITDGDRSVRVPEFELLWDAMLEECGVRELEWVKDIYEKKSSWATAYIRGRFYAGLCTTSWCESLHAKLGRFVERRYYILEFVTNFQRCVDFLRDNEEELDFQSSYGTPILQTQFLKLEKSGAVNFTQEIFSRYRESLKKCVRVTILECIQGEDRCVYVTQKYRRPNSRWTMVHMRRKEEFVCSCVRMESFGLPCVHILAVLVRLDFVSLPKNLVLP, from the exons ATGAAGTATGTGGACTATCTACCTGTTCACCGTAAGATCTCTGATGTTGATATTGCACACATGGAGAGCATGAAGCAAGTTAGGATATCAATTCCAAAGATCTATGAGTCTATTGCTGCACAG AATGGTGACGTGAATGCTGCATTGAGGGTTTTGGAGGGTGCAGCCCGGACAGACGAGAAATTGTATTGGAGGTACGAGGTTGGTGAGGGGCAGCACATGTGCGATCTATTTTGGAGTGATGGGCGAAGCCAGGAGGATTATCAGGTATTCGGAGATGTACTAGCATTCGATGCAACTTATGGGTGGAACAAGTACAATCTCCCAGTTATTGTTTTTTCTGGGGTTAATCATTACAACCAGACCTGTGTGTATGCAACTGCGATGGTATCATGCGAATCAATAGCATCGTATGTATGGGTTTTAAGAAAGTTACTGGAATGCATGGGGGGTAAAGCACCGACAGTGGTGATAACTGATGGCGATCGATCAGTGCGT GTTCCGGAGTTTGAACTGCTTTGGGATGCCATGCTGGAGGAGTGTGGGGTTAGGGAGTTAGAGTGGGTTAAGGACATATACGAGAAGAAATCTTCCTGGGCAACTGCTTATATACGGGGTCGGTTTTATGCTGGGCTCTGCACAACATCTTGGTGTGAGTCGTTGCACGCAAAGTTAGGGAGGTTTGTGGAAAGGCGGTACTATATACTTGAGTTTGTAACCAATTTTCAAAGATGTGTGGACTTCCTGAGGGACAATGAAGAAGAGCTTGACTTCCAATCATCGTACGGGACACCGATCCTTCAAACCCAGTTTCTGAAGTTAGAAAAGTCAGGGGCAGTAAACTTCACACAGGAAATTTTCTCAAGATATCGTGAGTCGCTTAAAAAGTGTGTTCGGGTCACTATATTAGAGTGCATTCAAGGTGAAGATAGGTGTGTGTATGTGACACAAAAGTATAGAAGACCTAATTCACGGTGGACTATGGTACATATGAGAAGGAAAGAGGAGTTTGTTTGCAGTTGCGTGAGGATGGAGTCATTCGGTTTGCCATGTGTTCACATACTAGCAGTTTTGGTAAGGTTAGATTTTGTTTCCCTGCCTAAGAATCTGGTGTTGCCGTAG
- the LOC112702895 gene encoding uncharacterized protein yields MPVKKAFQDLNSSCFFLLELRAEQAQFRREARRSGWEMTSCSRVVNEMGCGSSEEPNSAGEMPRMVGDDEEKMLDIGMEEDEFEGLEYNQSEALPTRSLMQYQLLRRMYLRRSSIVQQKPLFSMKSIVGRGFCDAKRKEVEK; encoded by the exons ATGCCGGTGAAGAAAGCTTTCCAAGATCTAAATTCCTCCTGTTTTTTTTTG TTAGAGTTGAGAGCAGAACAGGCACAGTTTCGAAGAGAGGCAAGAAGGAGCGGTTGGGAGATGACATCATGTAGCAGGGTGGTTAATGAAATGGGATGCGGTAGTAGTGAGGAGCCGAATTCGGCCGGtgaaatgcccagaatggtaggCGACGACGAG GAAAAAATGCTTGACATAGGAATGGAGGAGGATGAGTTTGAGGGTTTAGAGTATAACCAGAGTGAAGCATTGCCAACACGAAGTCTGATGCAGTACCAGTTACTGCGGCGGATGTACTTAAGACGGAGTTCAATAGTCCAGCAGAAGCCACTATTTTCTATGAAGAGTATAGTAGGGCGAGGGTTTTGCGATGCAAAAAGGAaagaagttgaaaaataa